In Syntrophotaleaceae bacterium, a genomic segment contains:
- the purH gene encoding bifunctional phosphoribosylaminoimidazolecarboxamide formyltransferase/IMP cyclohydrolase produces MAVIKRALISVSDKSGIVEFARELQNFGVEILSTGGTASLLRKEGLTVKDVSEYTGFPEMLDGRVKTLHPKVHGGLLGLRDNPDHVAMMQEHAIEPIDMVVVNLYPFEATVARKDCTLEDAIENIDIGGPTMLRSAAKNNRHVTVIVDPVDYNLVLQEMRSHEGAVSARTNFRLAVKVYQRTAAYDGAISNWLGRRIGTEETVFPEALTLQFKKAQEMRYGENPHQQAAFYVEGSVEDACIATARQLQGKALSYNNIADTDAALECVKQFDEAPACVIVKHANPCGVALGTSLLEAYERAFSTDPESAFGGIVAFNRELDAATAKAIVDRQFVEVIIAPAVTEQAAAVVSAKKNVRLLECGFWPQEPAGRLDYKRVAGGLLVQDADLSLSGEIRVVSKRAPTDKEMQDLLFTWRVAKFVKSNAIVYGRDGMTIGVGAGQMSRVNSARIAAIKADHAGLEVKGSAMASDAFFPFRDGIDNAAAAGITAVIQPGGSIRDEEVIAAADEHGIAMVFTGMRHFRH; encoded by the coding sequence ATGGCCGTAATCAAACGTGCCCTTATCAGTGTTTCGGACAAGAGCGGAATCGTCGAATTTGCCAGGGAGTTGCAGAATTTCGGTGTGGAAATTCTGTCCACGGGAGGCACCGCTTCCCTTCTGCGCAAGGAAGGTCTGACCGTCAAGGACGTATCCGAGTATACCGGCTTTCCCGAAATGCTTGACGGTCGTGTAAAGACCCTGCATCCCAAGGTGCACGGCGGTCTGCTCGGTCTGCGGGACAATCCCGACCACGTCGCCATGATGCAGGAGCATGCCATCGAACCGATTGATATGGTGGTGGTCAACCTCTATCCTTTTGAGGCGACGGTGGCCAGGAAGGACTGCACCCTGGAAGATGCCATCGAAAATATCGATATCGGTGGGCCGACCATGTTGCGCAGCGCCGCCAAGAACAACCGGCACGTGACCGTTATCGTCGATCCCGTCGATTACAATCTGGTGCTGCAGGAAATGCGCAGTCACGAGGGTGCCGTTTCGGCCCGGACCAACTTCCGTCTGGCGGTGAAGGTTTATCAGCGTACCGCCGCCTACGACGGCGCCATTTCCAACTGGCTCGGCCGCCGCATCGGGACCGAGGAGACGGTGTTCCCCGAGGCCCTGACCCTGCAGTTCAAAAAGGCCCAGGAGATGCGTTACGGGGAGAATCCTCATCAGCAGGCCGCTTTCTATGTCGAAGGTTCGGTCGAGGATGCCTGTATCGCCACGGCCCGCCAGCTGCAGGGCAAGGCACTGTCCTATAACAATATCGCCGATACCGATGCGGCCCTGGAGTGCGTCAAGCAATTCGACGAAGCTCCGGCCTGCGTTATCGTGAAACATGCCAACCCCTGCGGCGTGGCCCTTGGCACCAGCCTTCTCGAGGCTTACGAGCGGGCTTTTTCCACCGATCCCGAATCCGCCTTCGGCGGCATCGTGGCTTTCAACCGGGAATTGGACGCGGCCACGGCCAAAGCGATCGTCGACCGCCAGTTCGTGGAGGTGATCATTGCGCCCGCCGTGACCGAACAGGCGGCGGCCGTGGTGTCCGCCAAGAAGAACGTGCGGCTGCTGGAGTGCGGTTTCTGGCCCCAGGAACCGGCCGGCCGTCTGGATTACAAACGGGTTGCCGGCGGCCTGCTGGTACAGGACGCCGATCTGTCGCTCTCGGGCGAGATCAGGGTGGTCAGCAAGCGCGCACCGACGGACAAGGAGATGCAGGACCTGCTCTTTACCTGGAGGGTGGCCAAGTTCGTCAAGTCCAATGCCATCGTTTATGGCCGTGACGGCATGACCATCGGCGTCGGCGCCGGTCAGATGAGCCGGGTCAACTCGGCTCGCATCGCTGCCATCAAGGCCGATCACGCGGGGCTTGAAGTCAAAGGATCGGCCATGGCCTCGGATGCCTTCTTCCCCTTCCGCGACGGTATCGATAACGCTGCGGCTGCAGGGATAACCGCAGTCATCCAGCCGGGCGGTTCCATCCGCGATGAAGAAGTCATCGCCGCCGCCGACGAGCACGGCATCGCCATGGTCTTCACCGGGATGCGGCATTTTAGGCATTAA
- the purD gene encoding phosphoribosylamine--glycine ligase codes for MKVLVIGSGGREHALVWKIVQSPLVEKVFSAPGNAGIAAQAECVSIPVDDIDGLLAFALREQIGLTVVGPELPLTLGIVDRFREAGLLVFGADRKAAQIEGSKSFSKDLMAKYGVPTAAYGTFTDAEEAIAFIRSQGAPIVVKADGLAAGKGVIVAQSEEEAVAAVKDILCEGAFGAAGSKVVVEEFLEGEEASFLAFTDGTRIVPLASSQDHKAVYDGDTGPNTGGMGAYSPAPVVTAEIHAKIIDQVLKPTIAGMAAEGNPYSSIIYAGLMIKNGQIKVLEFNARFGDPETQPLLARLKSDIVPVLMACARGDLSGIELEWHDKAAVCVVMAAGGYPGSYEKGLKIEGLEQAAAIEDVVVFHAGTAFKDGQVVTSGGRVLGVTGLGTTVAKAIDNAYAGVKAISWPKAHFRSDIGRKALNR; via the coding sequence ATGAAAGTTCTTGTAATCGGCAGCGGGGGGCGGGAGCATGCTCTGGTGTGGAAAATCGTCCAGTCTCCATTGGTGGAAAAGGTTTTCAGTGCTCCGGGCAATGCAGGGATCGCCGCTCAGGCCGAATGCGTTTCGATTCCGGTGGACGATATCGACGGTCTGCTGGCCTTCGCCCTCCGGGAACAGATCGGACTGACCGTGGTCGGGCCGGAGTTGCCCCTGACTTTGGGGATCGTCGACCGCTTTCGCGAGGCGGGGCTGCTGGTTTTCGGTGCCGACCGCAAGGCGGCCCAGATCGAGGGGAGCAAAAGCTTTTCCAAGGATCTGATGGCCAAATACGGCGTGCCGACCGCCGCCTACGGCACCTTCACCGATGCGGAAGAGGCCATCGCCTTTATTCGCTCCCAGGGTGCGCCCATCGTGGTCAAGGCGGACGGCCTGGCTGCGGGCAAGGGAGTGATTGTCGCCCAGTCCGAGGAGGAGGCCGTCGCCGCAGTGAAGGATATTCTTTGCGAAGGAGCCTTCGGGGCGGCCGGCAGCAAGGTGGTCGTGGAGGAGTTCCTGGAAGGGGAGGAAGCGTCCTTCCTGGCCTTCACAGACGGGACCCGGATCGTGCCCCTGGCCTCCTCCCAGGACCACAAGGCGGTTTATGACGGCGATACCGGCCCCAACACCGGCGGAATGGGAGCCTATTCCCCTGCACCGGTGGTTACGGCCGAGATTCATGCCAAGATCATCGACCAGGTCCTGAAGCCGACCATCGCCGGGATGGCGGCGGAAGGCAACCCCTACAGCAGCATCATTTACGCCGGGCTCATGATCAAGAACGGACAGATCAAGGTTCTCGAGTTCAACGCCCGGTTCGGCGATCCCGAGACCCAGCCCCTGCTGGCCCGGCTCAAGTCGGATATCGTGCCCGTTCTGATGGCCTGCGCCAGAGGGGATCTGTCGGGAATCGAACTTGAATGGCACGACAAGGCGGCCGTCTGCGTGGTCATGGCCGCCGGCGGTTACCCCGGTTCCTACGAGAAGGGCTTGAAAATCGAAGGACTGGAGCAGGCCGCGGCCATCGAGGATGTCGTCGTCTTCCATGCAGGGACTGCATTCAAGGATGGTCAGGTGGTGACTTCGGGCGGGCGGGTTCTCGGCGTGACCGGACTCGGAACGACGGTGGCCAAGGCCATCGACAACGCCTACGCCGGAGTGAAGGCCATCAGTTGGCCGAAAGCGCACTTCCGCAGCGATATCGGCCGCAAGGCGCTGAATCGGTAG
- the purE gene encoding 5-(carboxyamino)imidazole ribonucleotide mutase codes for MTNQPLVGILMGSDSDYDIMVEAARALKGFGVPFEMMVSSAHRSPERTGGYARQARERGIRILIVGAGAAAHLAGVVAAETTLPVIGVPIDSSALKGLDALLATVQMPAGIPVATMAIGKAGARNAGILAVQILSTTDAGLAGKLAAFKADMAEKVAERSRSIQERLTSDGL; via the coding sequence ATGACCAACCAACCCCTCGTCGGAATCCTGATGGGCAGCGACAGCGACTACGATATCATGGTCGAGGCCGCCCGGGCGCTGAAAGGTTTCGGCGTTCCTTTTGAAATGATGGTTTCGAGCGCCCACCGCTCCCCCGAGCGGACCGGCGGCTATGCCCGGCAGGCGAGGGAACGGGGCATCCGGATCCTCATCGTCGGCGCCGGCGCTGCAGCCCACCTGGCCGGAGTCGTAGCCGCCGAAACCACCCTGCCGGTGATCGGAGTGCCCATCGATTCCTCGGCCCTCAAAGGTCTTGACGCGCTTCTGGCGACCGTCCAGATGCCCGCCGGGATCCCGGTGGCGACCATGGCCATCGGCAAAGCCGGGGCGCGGAATGCCGGGATTCTGGCCGTTCAGATCCTCTCGACGACAGACGCCGGACTGGCCGGGAAACTTGCTGCTTTCAAAGCCGACATGGCCGAAAAGGTGGCCGAAAGATCACGCTCGATCCAGGAACGTCTGACCTCCGACGGCCTGTGA
- a CDS encoding cytochrome c biogenesis protein ResB — protein MPVEKHNLFKDLKDFFCSLKLTVVILLLLAAASVVGTLLPQNLPAEQYRQQYGEVGFKLFQALQLYDVYHSWWFIGLLGIFALNLTACSLRRLPGLWRSVTRPPLFAEDALLNSLPYSRTFQTSLSPQEARASLEKVISRHFGRCRATEKNGVVSLFAQRRVYARFSVYVTHLSILLILLGALIGSLWGFKSFVTLVEGESLEKVPGPQGNELLSLGFKLRCDAFSVTFYDEEQTRPKEYRSLLTVLKDGREVPGLSRVPVRVNHPLQYNGLSFYQSSWGRTALFNFGVISVKTGEESTVTGYPGQVMPLPNGDAIQVIDFYPAYRDQGPAAILAVRAAGGEVYGAVAPETGIGPVMDDSAPYRFRLLDMEERHYTGLQVKRDPGVPVVWAGCLFLVIGSLSAFFLSHQRLWLVLRPTPKGTEARVGAGAHRNQPALAKKFERLGRDLEEKLKEKVEGVLQEKKG, from the coding sequence ATGCCTGTTGAAAAGCACAACCTGTTCAAGGATTTAAAGGATTTTTTCTGCTCCCTTAAGCTGACTGTCGTTATCCTGCTGCTGCTCGCCGCCGCTTCCGTCGTCGGTACCCTGCTGCCGCAAAATCTTCCTGCGGAGCAGTATCGGCAGCAGTACGGCGAGGTGGGCTTCAAACTCTTCCAGGCGCTGCAGTTATACGATGTTTACCACTCCTGGTGGTTCATCGGCCTGCTTGGTATCTTCGCCCTGAATCTGACCGCCTGCTCCCTGCGTCGCCTGCCCGGGCTCTGGCGGAGCGTCACCCGACCGCCGCTTTTTGCCGAAGATGCCCTGCTGAACTCCCTGCCGTACAGCAGAACTTTCCAGACATCCTTGTCCCCTCAGGAAGCGAGAGCCAGCCTGGAAAAGGTGATAAGTCGCCATTTCGGCCGATGCCGGGCAACGGAAAAGAACGGTGTCGTGTCCCTCTTCGCTCAGCGCCGCGTTTATGCCCGCTTCAGCGTCTATGTGACCCATCTGTCGATCCTGCTTATTCTCCTCGGTGCCCTCATCGGTTCCCTTTGGGGATTCAAATCCTTTGTCACCCTTGTTGAGGGAGAATCGCTGGAAAAGGTGCCGGGCCCGCAGGGAAACGAGTTGCTGTCCCTCGGTTTCAAACTCCGCTGCGACGCCTTCTCCGTTACCTTCTATGACGAGGAGCAAACCCGCCCGAAAGAATATCGGAGTCTGCTGACCGTCCTCAAGGATGGCAGGGAGGTGCCCGGTTTGAGCCGGGTACCGGTGCGTGTCAATCATCCCCTGCAATACAACGGTCTGAGCTTCTACCAGAGCAGTTGGGGCAGGACCGCCCTGTTCAACTTCGGGGTCATTTCCGTGAAAACCGGCGAGGAATCGACCGTAACCGGGTACCCGGGACAGGTTATGCCTCTCCCCAACGGCGATGCGATTCAGGTTATCGACTTTTATCCCGCCTATCGGGACCAGGGGCCCGCTGCCATTTTGGCGGTCAGGGCTGCCGGAGGCGAGGTTTACGGGGCAGTCGCTCCCGAAACGGGGATCGGACCGGTCATGGACGACAGTGCTCCGTACCGGTTCCGCCTGCTGGATATGGAGGAACGGCACTATACCGGACTGCAGGTTAAGCGGGACCCGGGAGTGCCGGTGGTATGGGCCGGCTGCCTGTTTCTGGTGATCGGGTCTCTGAGTGCCTTCTTTTTATCCCACCAGCGGCTCTGGCTGGTTCTTCGACCGACTCCGAAGGGAACCGAGGCCCGGGTGGGAGCGGGTGCTCACCGCAATCAGCCGGCCCTGGCAAAAAAGTTCGAACGCCTCGGCCGGGATCTGGAAGAGAAGTTGAAGGAAAAAGTAGAAGGTGTTTTACAGGAGAAAAAGGGATGA
- the ccsB gene encoding c-type cytochrome biogenesis protein CcsB, with product MSSAQLFNLATAAYFGAMVLLVVFWASKRSWIGRVGLGAVWAGFVLHTAAITLRWIESYRLPGNIGRAPMTNLYESVVFFAWTIILIFLGIDFKYRKRVIGVFVVPMALLAMCWAQFRGNAAIEPLLPALQSNWLTYHVVTCFLGYAGFAVAFAVSVMYLVRSGADDKGKEETSLFPSAEVLDDLNYRAIMIGFPFLTLGIVTGAAWANYAWGTYWSWDPKETWSLIVWFIYAAFLHARLTRGWTGRRAAWLSIFGFAATLFCYLGVNLLPMIQSLHSYAG from the coding sequence ATGAGCAGTGCACAGCTTTTCAACCTGGCCACGGCTGCCTATTTCGGAGCTATGGTATTGCTGGTGGTCTTTTGGGCCTCCAAGCGTTCCTGGATCGGCAGAGTCGGTCTCGGTGCAGTCTGGGCAGGTTTCGTACTCCATACGGCAGCGATCACGCTGCGCTGGATCGAATCCTATCGTCTGCCGGGAAATATCGGGCGCGCTCCCATGACCAATCTCTACGAGTCCGTGGTTTTCTTCGCCTGGACGATCATTCTTATTTTCCTGGGTATCGATTTCAAGTACCGCAAACGGGTCATCGGCGTTTTCGTGGTTCCCATGGCGCTGCTCGCCATGTGCTGGGCCCAGTTTCGCGGGAACGCCGCTATTGAACCTCTGCTGCCGGCTCTGCAGAGCAACTGGCTGACCTACCACGTCGTGACCTGTTTTCTCGGGTACGCCGGTTTTGCCGTAGCCTTCGCGGTCTCCGTGATGTATCTGGTCAGGTCGGGTGCCGACGATAAAGGCAAAGAGGAAACCAGTCTTTTTCCCTCAGCTGAGGTCCTCGATGACCTCAACTACCGGGCGATCATGATTGGATTTCCCTTCCTGACCCTCGGTATCGTCACAGGTGCCGCCTGGGCCAACTATGCCTGGGGCACCTACTGGAGCTGGGACCCGAAGGAAACCTGGAGTCTGATCGTCTGGTTCATCTACGCGGCCTTTCTGCATGCCCGCCTGACCCGGGGCTGGACCGGACGGCGGGCGGCCTGGTTGTCGATCTTCGGTTTTGCCGCCACCCTCTTCTGCTACCTCGGCGTCAATCTGCTGCCAATGATTCAGAGTTTGCACAGCTACGCCGGCTGA
- a CDS encoding tRNA1(Val) (adenine(37)-N6)-methyltransferase, which yields MTGENGLIRPGETLDELLPGGWRIIQKRDGYRFSLDPVLLCAFAAIGSTDKICDLGTGSGVIPLLLAGANPAATILGIEVQPDLADRARRNVELNGLRERVTILEVDLRRIREALPAESCRAVLANPPYRRPATGRMSPHSERALARHEVQGGLIDFVDAAAWLLPTGGRFFLVYLAERMAELLAIMRQGALEPKRLRCIHSRFGEEARMVLVEGRKGSGPGLKVEPPLYVYEGEDYSLEIKAIYGR from the coding sequence ATGACCGGTGAAAACGGATTGATACGGCCTGGGGAGACTCTGGACGAGCTGCTGCCGGGGGGATGGCGTATCATTCAGAAGCGGGACGGGTATCGCTTCTCCCTGGACCCGGTCCTCCTCTGCGCCTTCGCCGCAATCGGCTCCACGGACAAGATCTGCGATCTTGGTACCGGCAGCGGCGTGATTCCGCTGCTTCTGGCCGGTGCAAACCCCGCCGCAACCATCCTCGGCATTGAAGTTCAGCCGGACCTGGCCGACCGGGCCCGTCGCAATGTGGAACTGAACGGGTTGCGGGAGCGGGTGACCATTCTCGAGGTCGACCTGCGCCGAATCCGGGAAGCACTGCCGGCGGAAAGCTGCCGGGCGGTACTGGCCAATCCCCCCTACCGGCGGCCGGCAACCGGCCGCATGTCCCCTCATTCGGAACGGGCTCTGGCGCGGCATGAAGTGCAGGGCGGCCTGATCGACTTTGTCGATGCGGCGGCGTGGCTGCTGCCGACCGGCGGACGTTTTTTCCTGGTCTATCTGGCGGAGCGGATGGCGGAGCTGCTGGCGATCATGCGCCAGGGCGCCCTCGAACCCAAGCGGCTGCGATGCATCCACTCCAGATTTGGGGAAGAGGCGCGCATGGTTCTGGTGGAAGGGCGAAAGGGAAGCGGCCCCGGCCTGAAGGTGGAGCCGCCTCTGTACGTTTATGAAGGGGAGGATTACTCGCTCGAAATAAAAGCCATTTACGGTCGGTGA
- a CDS encoding DUF721 domain-containing protein has translation MSEPKDSNRKVDNLGTVINRFLEKRGLNERMRRYRAWQLWEKVVGPQIAARARPARMREDVLEVWVDHGVWMQQLQLLKPKLIARLNAALGEPLIRDLYLRQGGPRANHANVAPKPAELGWQKADLSVEEESRIEQTVANLADVELRDRLRELLRRQAKLAKTREKTGKKGTAGTSGT, from the coding sequence ATGAGTGAGCCAAAAGACAGCAACCGCAAGGTCGACAACCTCGGCACCGTGATCAACCGTTTTTTAGAAAAACGGGGACTGAACGAGCGGATGCGCCGCTATCGCGCCTGGCAGCTGTGGGAAAAGGTGGTCGGTCCGCAGATTGCTGCTCGGGCACGGCCGGCGCGGATGCGGGAGGATGTTCTCGAGGTCTGGGTCGACCACGGCGTCTGGATGCAGCAGCTGCAGTTGCTGAAGCCGAAACTGATCGCCCGGCTGAACGCCGCCCTCGGCGAACCGCTGATCCGCGATCTCTATCTGCGCCAGGGCGGCCCCCGGGCAAATCACGCAAATGTTGCGCCCAAACCTGCCGAACTCGGCTGGCAAAAAGCCGATCTCTCGGTTGAAGAGGAGTCCCGCATCGAGCAGACCGTTGCAAATCTGGCTGATGTCGAACTGCGGGACAGGCTGCGGGAACTGCTCAGGCGTCAGGCGAAGCTGGCCAAGACCCGGGAAAAAACAGGAAAAAAAGGGACAGCAGGGACTTCAGGAACGTAA
- the ffh gene encoding signal recognition particle protein produces the protein MFDNLSEKLDSVFKKLRGHGRLTEENIKETMREVRLVLLEADVNFKVVKDFVASVRERAVGQEVLKSLNPAQQVIKVVRDELGRLMGEGEDNSLDLAARPPVPVMLCGLQGAGKTTSCAKLALQLRRRKRNPLLVPADIYRPAAIDQLKTLGLQLGIAVFDSQPGKDPVLLCEEARRYAELNGYDTLILDTAGRLHIDQELMDELVRIKSSLQPREILLVADAMTGQDAVNVAESFDQKLSLTGVILTKLDGDARGGAALSIRAVTGKPIKLVGMGEKLDALEIFHPDRMAQRILGMGDVLSLIEKAEAAIEQEDAVRMEQQLRQEGFTLETFRDQLQTIKKMGNLESILKLIPGAGKAMKQMGDMQLPDKEMKKIEAIINSMTPRERRDQRILNGSRRLRIAKGSGTTVQDVNQLMKRFTEAQKMMKKMQKMGPKGMKNLLGPGGKRPF, from the coding sequence ATGTTCGATAATCTGTCCGAAAAACTCGATTCGGTTTTCAAGAAACTGCGCGGACACGGGCGGTTGACCGAGGAGAATATCAAGGAGACCATGCGGGAGGTCCGTCTGGTGCTTCTTGAGGCGGATGTCAATTTTAAAGTGGTCAAGGACTTCGTTGCCTCGGTACGGGAGCGCGCCGTCGGCCAGGAGGTTCTCAAAAGCCTCAATCCTGCCCAGCAGGTCATCAAGGTGGTGCGCGACGAACTGGGCCGGTTGATGGGAGAAGGGGAGGACAACAGCCTCGATCTGGCCGCCCGCCCGCCGGTACCGGTGATGCTGTGCGGCCTGCAGGGCGCCGGCAAAACCACCTCCTGCGCCAAACTGGCCCTGCAGTTGCGGCGCCGCAAGCGCAACCCACTGCTGGTGCCGGCCGACATTTACCGTCCGGCCGCCATCGATCAGCTCAAAACTCTGGGGCTTCAGCTGGGTATCGCGGTGTTCGATTCCCAGCCCGGCAAGGATCCTGTGCTGCTGTGCGAGGAGGCCCGCCGCTACGCCGAGCTGAACGGATACGATACCCTGATTCTCGATACCGCCGGTCGCCTGCACATCGACCAGGAGCTGATGGACGAGCTGGTGCGCATCAAGTCCTCGCTGCAGCCGCGGGAAATCCTGCTGGTGGCCGACGCCATGACCGGCCAGGATGCGGTCAACGTGGCCGAGAGCTTCGACCAGAAACTTTCGCTTACCGGCGTCATCCTGACCAAGCTCGACGGCGACGCCAGGGGCGGTGCGGCTCTGTCGATCCGGGCCGTAACCGGCAAGCCGATCAAGCTGGTCGGCATGGGCGAAAAGCTCGATGCCCTGGAAATCTTCCATCCGGACCGGATGGCCCAGCGCATCCTCGGCATGGGTGACGTGCTGTCCCTGATCGAAAAGGCCGAAGCGGCCATCGAACAGGAAGACGCCGTGCGCATGGAACAGCAGCTGCGGCAGGAGGGTTTCACTCTCGAAACGTTCCGCGACCAGTTGCAGACCATCAAGAAGATGGGTAATCTCGAATCGATTCTCAAGCTGATACCGGGAGCCGGCAAGGCCATGAAGCAGATGGGCGACATGCAGCTTCCGGACAAGGAGATGAAGAAGATCGAGGCGATCATCAATTCGATGACGCCGCGCGAGCGACGGGACCAGAGAATCCTCAACGGCTCCCGCAGACTGCGGATCGCCAAGGGCAGCGGAACGACGGTGCAGGATGTCAATCAGCTCATGAAGCGCTTCACCGAGGCCCAGAAGATGATGAAGAAAATGCAGAAAATGGGCCCCAAGGGAATGAAGAACCTGTTGGGACCCGGAGGGAAAAGGCCCTTCTGA
- the rpsP gene encoding 30S ribosomal protein S16, translated as MAVKIRLARGGAKKKPFYQVVVADERFPRDGRFIENLGQYDPRQNPPMLTLSEDRAIDWLQKGAQPTETVRRLLRSSGVWAKFKQG; from the coding sequence ATGGCAGTAAAGATCAGACTTGCCCGCGGTGGCGCCAAGAAGAAGCCTTTCTACCAGGTTGTGGTAGCGGACGAGCGTTTCCCGCGCGACGGTCGTTTTATTGAAAACCTCGGGCAGTACGATCCCCGTCAGAACCCGCCGATGCTCACCTTGAGTGAAGACCGGGCGATCGACTGGCTGCAGAAGGGCGCGCAGCCGACGGAAACTGTCCGTCGCCTGCTGCGCAGCAGCGGTGTCTGGGCCAAGTTCAAGCAGGGCTGA
- a CDS encoding KH domain-containing protein, with translation MKELIEFIAKSLVENPEAVTVSEEEGEDGGILLKLAAAPEDMGRIIGKQGRTAKAMRTLLNAKATRESKRATLQIME, from the coding sequence ATGAAAGAACTCATCGAATTCATTGCCAAGTCCCTGGTAGAAAATCCCGAAGCGGTAACCGTTAGTGAGGAAGAAGGGGAGGATGGAGGGATCCTTCTGAAACTTGCGGCGGCACCCGAGGACATGGGCCGGATCATAGGCAAGCAGGGGCGGACGGCCAAGGCCATGCGTACCCTCCTCAATGCCAAGGCCACCCGTGAATCCAAGCGGGCCACGCTGCAGATCATGGAATGA
- the rimM gene encoding ribosome maturation factor RimM (Essential for efficient processing of 16S rRNA), with amino-acid sequence MNRNGVEPVLLGVVIGTHGLRGDLKVRALSPDFNLLLDVKRVLLRQGSKPDAVCGVRRSTVHKGNLILLRLAEFETVEEAEWLNGAEVLAYREDLPAPVDGKRFWFQLQGLTAIDRQLGELGVLEDLFQTGAHDIYVVQGPYGEVMIPAVPQFIVEVDEEQGRILFDLPEGLVPKNDDL; translated from the coding sequence ATGAACAGAAACGGTGTCGAGCCTGTGCTTCTCGGCGTGGTGATCGGTACCCACGGTTTGCGCGGCGATCTCAAAGTGCGCGCCCTCTCTCCGGATTTCAACCTGCTGCTGGACGTCAAGCGCGTCCTCCTCCGCCAGGGCAGCAAACCGGATGCGGTTTGCGGAGTGCGGCGGTCGACGGTTCACAAGGGAAACCTCATCCTCTTGCGGCTGGCCGAGTTCGAAACGGTTGAAGAAGCCGAATGGCTGAACGGAGCCGAAGTTCTGGCATATCGCGAAGATCTGCCCGCACCGGTCGACGGAAAGCGGTTCTGGTTCCAGCTGCAGGGTTTGACCGCAATTGACCGGCAGCTGGGGGAGCTGGGCGTTCTGGAGGACCTGTTCCAGACGGGTGCCCATGACATTTATGTCGTTCAGGGCCCCTACGGCGAGGTCATGATCCCCGCCGTGCCGCAGTTTATTGTGGAGGTCGATGAGGAACAGGGACGGATCCTGTTCGATCTACCCGAGGGGCTGGTTCCGAAAAACGATGATCTTTGA
- the trmD gene encoding tRNA (guanosine(37)-N1)-methyltransferase TrmD — MIFDLLTLFPGLCLSPFADSILGKATDRGLIRINAHNLRDWAEGRHRVTDDTPYGGGDGMVLKPEPVARALAELKKLSPPARVLLMTPQGQPFRQRDAARLAAQDRLIFVCGRYEGFDERIRPMADEEFSLGDFILTGGELAAMVMIDAIARLVPGVLGSSGSAESDSFSDGLLEYPHYTRPAEFQGMKVPEVLLSGNHAAIARWRRREQLRRTLQRRPDLLEEARLSEEDLALLEGVKREEGQ; from the coding sequence ATGATCTTTGATCTATTGACCCTGTTCCCCGGTCTGTGCCTGTCCCCTTTCGCCGACAGTATCCTCGGCAAGGCGACGGACAGGGGTCTGATCCGGATAAATGCCCATAATCTGCGGGACTGGGCCGAAGGGCGGCATCGGGTGACCGACGATACGCCCTACGGCGGCGGTGACGGCATGGTGCTCAAACCGGAACCGGTGGCCAGGGCTCTGGCCGAACTGAAAAAGCTTTCTCCGCCGGCAAGAGTGCTGCTCATGACCCCTCAGGGGCAGCCTTTTCGCCAACGGGATGCGGCCCGACTGGCTGCACAAGACCGTTTGATTTTCGTCTGCGGACGGTATGAAGGTTTCGACGAGCGGATTCGCCCCATGGCCGACGAGGAGTTTTCCCTCGGGGATTTTATTCTGACCGGCGGCGAGCTCGCGGCCATGGTGATGATCGATGCCATTGCCCGGCTGGTTCCCGGGGTGCTCGGCTCCAGCGGCAGCGCCGAAAGCGATTCCTTCTCCGACGGGTTGCTGGAGTATCCCCACTACACCCGGCCGGCCGAATTTCAGGGGATGAAAGTTCCCGAGGTCCTGCTCTCCGGCAATCATGCCGCGATCGCTCGCTGGCGGCGCCGCGAGCAGCTCCGTCGGACGCTGCAGCGGCGGCCCGATCTGCTGGAAGAGGCGCGGCTGAGTGAAGAAGATCTGGCCCTGCTGGAGGGCGTAAAACGGGAAGAGGGTCAGTAA